A single Megachile rotundata isolate GNS110a chromosome 9, iyMegRotu1, whole genome shotgun sequence DNA region contains:
- the Oct-TyrR gene encoding octopamine-Tyramine receptor, with the protein MNSSGESGGTMTEDYEVTGCGPPEEETGSNLPVWEAAAASLTLGFLVLATVLGNALVILSVFTYRPLRIVQNFFIVSLAVADLAVAILVMPFNVAYLLLGKWIFGIHLCKLWLTCDVLCCTASILNLCAIALDRYWAITDPINYAQKRTLKRVLATIAGVWILSGAISSPPLAGWNDWPEELEPGTPCQLTRRQGYVIYSSLGSFFIPLLLMSLVYLEIFLATRRRLRERARQSRLNAVQSTRHREVDDAEESVSSETNHNERSTPRSHAKPSLIDDEPTEVTIGGGATVTTSSRRAASGRGTAVTTTTVYQFIEERQRISLSKERRAARTLGVIMGVFVVCWLPFFLMYVIVPFCPACCPSDRVVYFITWLGYVNSALNPLIYTIFNLDYRRAFRRLLRIR; encoded by the coding sequence ATGAATTCGAGCGGTGAGTCAGGCGGCACCATGACCGAAGACTACGAGGTAACAGGCTGTGGTCCACCGGAGGAGGAAACAGGTTCAAACTTGCCAGTTTGGGAAGCCGCAGCAGCTTCTCTGACACTCGGTTTCCTTGTTCTGGCCACGGTATTGGGTAACGCGTTGGTGATCCTCAGCGTGTTCACTTACAGACCGCTGCGAATCGTGCAGAACTTCTTTATCGTGTCTTTGGCGGTGGCTGATCTGGCGGTGGCCATTTTGGTGATGCCGTTCAACGTGGCGTACCTCCTTCTGGGCAAATGGATCTTCGGCATACACCTGTGCAAGCTGTGGTTGACCTGCGACGTGCTCTGTTGCACGGCGAGCATCTTGAATCTCTGCGCGATCGCGTTGGATCGTTACTGGGCGATCACGGATCCGATCAATTACGCCCAGAAGCGCACCCTGAAGAGGGTTCTAGCGACGATAGCGGGCGTGTGGATACTGTCCGGAGCGATCAGCTCGCCACCGTTGGCCGGTTGGAACGATTGGCCGGAGGAACTCGAACCGGGAACACCCTGCCAACTGACCAGAAGACAGGGCTACGTTATATACTCGTCGCTAGGCTCGTTCTTCATACCGTTGCTGTTGATGAGCCTGGTGTACCTCGAGATCTTCCTGGCGACCAGAAGAAGACTCCGCGAGCGAGCCAGACAGAGCAGACTGAACGCGGTTCAGTCCACCAGACATCGGGAGGTGGACGACGCCGAAGAGTCCGTCAGTTCAGAGACGAATCATAACGAACGATCGACGCCACGATCGCACGCGAAACCCTCGTTGATCGACGACGAGCCGACAGAGGTGACGATAGGTGGTGGTGCAACCGTGACCACGTCCTCGAGACGAGCCGCGAGCGGACGAGGAACCGCGGTGACGACCACCACCGTCTACCAGTTCATCGAGGAACGCCAGAGGATCTCTTTGTCGAAAGAGAGACGCGCCGCGAGGACACTCGGTGTGATCATGGGCGTGTTCGTCGTCTGTTGGCTACCGTTCTTCCTCATGTACGTGATCGTGCCATTTTGTCCAGCCTGTTGCCCCTCGGACCGCGTGGTCTACTTCATCACGTGGCTCGGCTACGTGAACAGCGCCTTGAACCCGCTCATCTACACGATCTTCAATCTCGACTACAGGAGGGCTTTCAGGAGGTTGCTGCGTATCCGTTGA